The genomic segment TTCAAGCGGACGAAAACCAACTTCCGGGTTCTTTGATACAGGGAGAGAGCCATGTGGTAAGGACGTAGTAACTGCCTCTTCTTCGATAATATAGTGCATAATTGTGTCTCCTTTCAGGATACTATGATCAGTATTTCATTCAATTGTTAAGGAATGATGAAGAAGGAACAGGTGGTGTATTTTTCAAAGATTGGAGAGGTGGTCAGCTTCCGATAAATTTATAGCCCATTCCACGAACGGTTTGGATATAGGGAAAGTCTGTTTCTTCTTTAATTTTATTGCGTAAATGACGGATATGGACGTCGATGGTCCGATTGCTAACTGCTTTTTCATCATTCTCATAAATCCGGTCGAGTAACTGTGTGCGCGTTAAGATTTGATTCGGATGTTGCATCAAAAGCTGTAACAACCTGAACTCAAATGAAGTGAGATGAAGTTCGGTTCCATTGATGGATGCTTCACCGCGTAATGGTTTTAAGAGAAAACCCGTGAAACTCAATTTTCCACAGCGACTGGCTGTTCGTCTTAAGACAGCTGAAATCCGACTCATCACTTCAGCTGGACTAAAAGGTTTGGTGATATAATCATCAGCCCCTAATCTAAATCCGTACAATTTATTTTCTTCAGAATCTTTAGCTGTAAGTATGATGATCGGCATCATGCTTTGGAAGTCTTCACGAATCCAGTGGCAAAGGTCTTCCCCGCTTAACTTCGGTAACGTCAAATCGAGCAGTATGATACAGGGGTCGTACATCTCAATCATTCGTTTTCCTTCTAATCCATCTGCGGCCTCTAATACTTCATATCCTTCTTTTAGTAAATACATTTTCAAAAGCTGTCGAATCTCCGGATGGTCTTCGACGAGGAGAACTGATTTTCCAATGAGTTCTTGTTTTAGCATGCATATCACCTTTTCATGAATCAAAATATTAAGTGAACATCTATTCGATAACGCCATTATAGTCTACTTGTCGGTTCGTTAACGAATGGTCTAACTAAAACTTCTCGCCTTCATTTATTTTCTTCAGGCGAGACACCAGTCAGAAGTCGGGATGTAATTTGCCTTGACGGATCAGTAAGGACTCGAAAAAAGAACTTAGGGGGATTCCCCTATATCAGCGAGAGAACGCTTTCATTAAAATGGATATATCTAGTAAAACAAAATCGGAGGGGGATTTTTAAGTGGATATGAATCGGAAAGCAAAACTTGTCGTCGTAGGTGCCGGATCAGGTGGGATTACGGCAGTAGCGCAGTTATTACGTAAACGCCCTTCTCTTAAAGGAAATATATTATTAATCGACCCGGCTGAACAACACTACTATCAACCGTTATGGACGCTGGTCGGAGCGGGTGATGTCAAAAAAGAAACGACTGCACGACCGATGGCTTCGCTTATTCCAGAAGGTGCAGATTGGCTTCAAGAATCTGTACAGACATTTGAACCTGATCAAAACAGACTCGTAACAGGTGCTGGAACAGTGATTGAATATGACTATTTAATCGTAGCAGGAGGCATTCAATTAAATTGGAGCGCGGTTCCGGGACTTCGTGAAACAATTGGGAAAAATGGTGTTTGCAGTAATTATTCATTCGACACCGTCTCGTCCACATGGGAAGCGATTCGAAATTTCAAAGGGGGCGTAGCTTTATTCACCATGCCGAGTACCCCTATAAAATGTGGAGGAGCTCCCCAGAAAATCATGTATCTAGCTGAAGAATATTTCGAAAAGCACGGTGTCCGAAACCAATCGAGTGTTCAGTTCATGACAGCACTCCCAAATATGTTTGCGGTACCACGTTATGAAAAAACCTTAAACGAAGTCGTACGTCGGAAACGAATTGAAACGCATTTCAAAACAGAACTCGTTGAAATTGACGGGCCAAATCGCGTCGCGACATTCGAAAATTTAGATACAAAAGAGCGATTTACACAAAAATTCGACATGATTCATGTTACTCCACCGATGGGACCGATGGATTTCTTGAAGAATAGTCCGATATCGGACGATTCGGGATGGGTAGATGTAGATAAGAAGACACTTCAACACGATCGTTTCAAAAACGTGTTTGCATTAGGAGACTGTTCAAATCTTCCGACATCGAAAACAGGTGCCGCGATTCGTAAACAGGCCCCGGTCGTCGTCGAAAATCTAATCTTAATAATGGAACACAATGAGCAAGATAAGGCAGAGTACGATGGCTATACATCTTGTCCGCTCGTTACAGGTTACAATAGCCTGATTATGGCTGAATTCGATTATGAAAAGCACCCAGCAGAAAGTTTTCCGATTGACCAATCGAAAGAACGTTTATCGATGTTCATCGTTAAAAAACACTTTTTGCCGGTTTTATATTGGGACGGAATGCTCAAAGGATTGATGTGAGGAGGGAAATCATGGAGACGGAATTTACAAGACAAAATCCTGTGAATGATTTGTTACAACAACCTGAACAACAAGAAGCCCTTGCCCAGCTACTTCGTGATTTACCTGTTCTCGTTGCTAGACTTGAACAGTTAGAAAAAAGTGTGAGCTTTGCTGAACATGTCTTACAAGATAAAGAATCAGTCCTTCCTCTCGTGAAGGAAGTAGAGCGACGCGTCGAACAGACAGGTCTGACAAAAGCACACTTGGATTCAATGATTGAACTTTCAAGACTGTTACCTGAAGTGACGCCGCTCTTAAAGCAAGGTGTAACAAGTTTGCTTTTTGTTAAAACCGTTGTCGAAGATGAACAATCGATGAAAGACCTATTATCCTCTCCTCCACGAGTACCGATGCTCGAGGAGACGAAACGTCGCTATACCCATAAACAATTGGAGAAAAAACGAATCTCTCCTCTACGTATCCTACGCTTAGTACGACATCCGATGTGGAAACAAGGTTTTTTATACGTCGAAAGTTTACTTGAGACTTTCGAAATGAAAAAAAAGAAAAGGGGATGAAAGGCGATGTATTTTCGTTCTTGTTTTGATTCAAAACTCGCTCAATTTTCTTATGTCATAGGATGTCAAAAGACTGGTGAAGCCATCGTCATCGATCCAGCACGCGATACGAAGATTTATCAGGAGATTGCGAAAGCGGAAGGCTTACGCTTGACTGCAGCGACTGAAACGCATATTCATGCTGACTTCGTATCTGGAGCACGACAATTGGCAAGTCGAGGAGACGTTCAACTATACCTTTCAGATGAAGGGGATGAAGGGTGGAAGTATCAATATGATACGCCGAAAAGCGTCGTCTTATTAAAGGACGGGGACACCTTCTATGTAGGGAACATTCGATTTGATGTGCTGCATACACCAGGGCACACACCAGAACATATCAGTTTCATCTTAACGGATGAAGGTGGAGGATCAAGTGTTCCAATGGGAATATTCACAGGAGACTTCGTATTTGTGGGAGACGTCGGGCGACCAGATTTACTCGAAAAGGCAGCAGGGGTAAAAGGCACATCTGCTTTAGGTGCACGGCAACTGTTTCAGTCTTTAAAAAAATTTCGAGCGCTACCCGATTTCCTCCAGGTCTGGCCTGGGCACGGAGCGGGAAGTGCATGTGGAAAGTCACTTGGCGCAGTACCAATGACGACTGTAGGATACGAAAAGCAAAATAACTGGGCGTTACGTAACGAAGATGAAGCAGATTTCGTCAAGGAGCTCTTATCCGGTCAGCCGGAGCCACCGACGTATTTCGCAGTCATGAAACGAGTTAATAAAATCGGACCTGAAATATTGAGCGATGATAAAATAGAAGAGATTTCACTTTTACCGGAGGCTGGAGTGCAACTTCTCGATACACGTCCGGCGAACGAATTCCGTGTTGGCTATCGAAAAGGGACAATCAATATCCCATTCAATAAGTCTTTTACAAACTGGGCGGGATGGTTGCTTCCTTACGATCAAGACATCATGATTTTGGCAAAAAAAGAACAGATTACAGATATCGTAACTGCTCTTCATTCAGTCGGCATCGATCGAATTCGAGGGTATATCGATGTTGATAATCTAGAGTTCACGCAAGTCTATCCTGAAGTCAGCGCTGAGGAGTTACAACAGGAACTAGATTCTGACGATGTCTTTTTGATTGATGTCAGAAATCAATCAGAGTGGGAGACTGGACATATAAAAGGTGCCCATCACCTCATGCTAGGAACGTTAGAAGCTAATTTCTCTGAGATACCGCACGATGCAAAAATTGTGATGCAATGTCAATCAGGTGCACGTTCTGCGATCGCGATGAGTTTAATGAAACGAGCCGGGTATGAAAATGTCTATAACTTAACGGGTGGATATAATGCTTGGAAAAAAGCTGACAAACCGGTTGTCCAATCGTAAGATGAAATTAATTGAACGACCGTGTCTAGGATAGACGCGGTCGTTTTTATGGGGGGAGTCTACATGGAAATTGAACAGTTCGGTCAACAAATTCTCAATGTCATCCAAGATGGAATCATCGTGATGGATCAAACAAGAAGTATTGTTGCACTTAACCCTTCAGCCGAGAAATTGACGGGGTGGAAACTAGGTGGACTCGTCCCGTACTGTTCTTTTTGTCAAAAACGTTTTATTGGTCCGGGCGAAGAACGGTGTTACTTGGTGACTCATGAACAATCACCGTATTTTTCTTCAGAGATGCCGACGTACTCGGGAGAAATGGTAGATGTCGAGATGAGTACTGCGAAAATTATTCAAGATAAGGATAATGGTGCAACATATTATTTACTCGTTCTACGTGACTTCTCGGAACGGAAGAAACAACAGGAACATGAAGGAAGACAGCGGATGGTCCAACAACTGATTGCGGCACGTGAGGAGGAACATAAACGACTGGCGATGGAATTGCATGATGGTGTTGGTCAATCTCTATTTGGATTATCGATTGCGCTTGATACTTTAAAGAATAGTACGATGGATGAGAAGACGACGGCTTATTTGAGTGAAGTCTCGCAAGAAATGAAACGTGTCATGAATGATTTACGGCTCTATTCCAAACAGTTACGTCCTCTTGAACTTGATCAATTCGGTCTTGCGACGGCGCTTGAAAATTTGTTGATCGGCTTTCGCAAGCAAAAGCCGGATGTCCAATTTATTCTTCACACAAAACCGACGATGTCGCGTTTAGATGCAATCGTAGAAATCAATTTATATCGGATTGTACAAGAAGCAGTCATGAATAGTCTAAAACATGCATTTCCTGCTCGGATCAAGGTAGTGCTTCATGAGGAGAAAGATCAACTTGTACTTTCGATTCAAGACAATGGTATTGGGTTTGATGTAAAAAAACATCAAAATGGGTTAGGCTTACAGCATATCAATGAACGGGCTTCGACGATTGGGGCAGTGGTCCATCTAAAAAGTACAATCAGTTCAGGAACACACGTTACGATCAACTTAGCATATGGGAGTGTTGAAGATGAGGCGGACGCCGATTCAACTATTAATCGTAGATGACCACATGCTCATTCGAAACGGACTACGATTATTAATCGAAAAAGATCCAGACTTATGTGTCGTTGCAGAAGCGGGGGATGGAGGAACGGCGATTAGGTTAGCAATCCAACATCAACCTGATGTCATCTTGCTGGATGTCACGATGCCTGGTGGACTTGACGGCTTTATGACGAGTCAGGCGCTTCAGCAGGAAGTTCCGAATAGTAAAATCATCTTGTTGACGATGCATGATGAAGAAATTTATGTTCAAAAGGCAATCGAACAAAATATACCCGGGTATCTATCTAAAAATAGTGACATCTCTGAACTATGTGGAGCCATCAAGCGCGTGTACCATGGAAAAAGACATTATCAGACATCCCTTCCAGAGCATGAGATAGAACGGTTGTTGTCCGTAAAAACGAATAAAAAAAATACGTTGTCTCGTCGGGAAATTGAAATTGTTCGTCTGACAGTCCTCGGATATACGAATATTGAAATGGCGAATAAGTTAGGAATCAGTCCTAAGACCGTTGAAAATCATAAGGCGCGCGTTATGTCGAAGTTACAAATTAAGCATAAACATGAGCTTGTCGATTTTGCTTTAAAAAATTATTTCATTGAATTATGAACTTAAAATTAAAAAGAAAAACTTTTTCGTTGACTTATACCCCCGTAGGTATTAAAGTATGAAATGTACCAACGAGGTATGACGAATGTCACACGAAAAAGGAGAGTGGTCTTCAAATGGAAAAATTATATGAAGATCGAATCATTCATCGAATGAACCGGATTGAAGGACAACTACATGGCATCGTCCGCATGATGAAAGAGGATGCTTCTTGTAAGGATGTCGTCACACAGCTCAGTGCGACACGAAGTGCAATTGATCGTGTCATCGGACTGGTTGTGAGTGAAAACCTCATCGGTTGTGTCAAGAATGATGAGACAGAAGAAAACCATGAACAGGCTGTTGCAGAAGCCGTTCAGTTGCTGTTAAAAAGTCGGTAAAATTTTTTAGAATATTTTATACCCCATAGGGTAAATTAGATGGAGGAATTAATTAAATGTCAGATGTTAAAAAAACAACGATTGTATTGTTCAGTGGAGATTACGACAAAGTGATGGCAGCATATATCATCGCAAATGGAGCAGCAGCGTACGATCACGAAGTTACGATTTTTCATACGTTTTGGGGATTAAACGCGATGCGTAAAGATGAACCGATCCAACCGGATAAAACGTTCCTCGAAAAAATGTTTGGTAAATTCATGCCACGCGGTGCCGATAAAATGCCACTTTCGAAAATGAACTTCGGTGGAGCCGGTCAAAAAATGATCAAAAACGTCATGAAAAAACACAATGCGATGCCACTTCCGGATTTGATTGAACTGGCGAAAGAACAAGACGTGAAGCTTGTCGCTTGTACGATGACAATGGACTTACTTGGTTTGAAACAAGAAGAATTACATGATGGCATCGAATACGCAGGTGTTGCAGCATACCTCGCAGACGCAGAAGACGGAAACGTCAATCTCTTCATCTAATTAGAGAATGGGGGCATCACAAAGTGGATATCTTAACCGTTGTTTTTCTAGCGATTGTCGCGTTTCTTGCTTACCGGATGTTTGCACCGACGAAAGGTGTCGCAAAGGTTTCAACAACTGAATTAAAGAGTAAATTAAATGACCGCAACCGCTTTTACTTGGATGTCCGGACACCGGGCGAGTTTAAAGGCAACCACATTAAAGGGTTTAAAAATATTCCGCTCCAAACGTTACCGGCGCAACTCGACAAAATTCCGAAAGACAAGGAAGTCATCGTAATCTGTCAAAGTGGGATGCGGAGTAAGCAGGCTGTCAAGCAACTCAAAAAAGCAGGTTATCCGAACGTGACGGAAGTATCGGGCGGCATGAACGCGTGGCGCTGAACGTAAACTAAAGGAGGATGAACTAAATGAAACGACTAACAGCTAAAGAAGTACAAGAGAAGATTGAAAACGGGGAACAACTGAACATCATCGACGTACGTGAAGTCGACGAAGTGAAAGAAGGCAAGATTCCTGGAGCGAATCATATTCCGCTTGGCCTCGTTGAATTCAAAATGAATGAACTCGATAAGAAAAAAGAGTACGTCATGGTTTGCCGCTCTGGTGGACGTAGTGGTCGCGCGGCAACATATCTCGAAGGACAAGGCTTCCAAGTCATCAACATGGATGGCGGCATGATGTCTTACGAAGGAAAAACAGAGTAAAAAATTTAATCTTAATTATACCCCTAGAGGTAAAAGGAGCGAATACTTTTGCAGACAATTAAAACAGACGTTGTACTCGACGCACGCGGACTCGCTTGTCCGATGCCGATCGTCCGTACGAAAAAATCAATCAAGACACTCGAACCAGGTCAAGTCATCGAAGTGCAAGCAACCGATAAAGGGTCAACTGCTGATTTACGTGCTTGGGCGAACAGTACAGGCAACCAGTACCTCGGAACGATTGAAGAAGGGGACGTGTTACGTCATTACGTCCGGAAGTCTTCCGGAAACGATCAGGAAGCACCTGCTTTCACACAAGTAGTGAATAACGAGACACTCGAAGCAGTCCGCTCAAACGATGATGTGCTCGTTCTTGATGTACGTGAAACGGCCGAGTATGCTTTCGCCCATATTCCGAACGCAATCAACATTCCGCTCGGTGAACTTGACACACGCAGCGAAGAACTCGATAAAACA from the Exiguobacterium oxidotolerans JCM 12280 genome contains:
- a CDS encoding response regulator transcription factor; translated protein: MLKQELIGKSVLLVEDHPEIRQLLKMYLLKEGYEVLEAADGLEGKRMIEMYDPCIILLDLTLPKLSGEDLCHWIREDFQSMMPIIILTAKDSEENKLYGFRLGADDYITKPFSPAEVMSRISAVLRRTASRCGKLSFTGFLLKPLRGEASINGTELHLTSFEFRLLQLLMQHPNQILTRTQLLDRIYENDEKAVSNRTIDVHIRHLRNKIKEETDFPYIQTVRGMGYKFIGS
- a CDS encoding NAD(P)/FAD-dependent oxidoreductase, coding for MNRKAKLVVVGAGSGGITAVAQLLRKRPSLKGNILLIDPAEQHYYQPLWTLVGAGDVKKETTARPMASLIPEGADWLQESVQTFEPDQNRLVTGAGTVIEYDYLIVAGGIQLNWSAVPGLRETIGKNGVCSNYSFDTVSSTWEAIRNFKGGVALFTMPSTPIKCGGAPQKIMYLAEEYFEKHGVRNQSSVQFMTALPNMFAVPRYEKTLNEVVRRKRIETHFKTELVEIDGPNRVATFENLDTKERFTQKFDMIHVTPPMGPMDFLKNSPISDDSGWVDVDKKTLQHDRFKNVFALGDCSNLPTSKTGAAIRKQAPVVVENLILIMEHNEQDKAEYDGYTSCPLVTGYNSLIMAEFDYEKHPAESFPIDQSKERLSMFIVKKHFLPVLYWDGMLKGLM
- a CDS encoding MBL fold metallo-hydrolase, with the translated sequence MYFRSCFDSKLAQFSYVIGCQKTGEAIVIDPARDTKIYQEIAKAEGLRLTAATETHIHADFVSGARQLASRGDVQLYLSDEGDEGWKYQYDTPKSVVLLKDGDTFYVGNIRFDVLHTPGHTPEHISFILTDEGGGSSVPMGIFTGDFVFVGDVGRPDLLEKAAGVKGTSALGARQLFQSLKKFRALPDFLQVWPGHGAGSACGKSLGAVPMTTVGYEKQNNWALRNEDEADFVKELLSGQPEPPTYFAVMKRVNKIGPEILSDDKIEEISLLPEAGVQLLDTRPANEFRVGYRKGTINIPFNKSFTNWAGWLLPYDQDIMILAKKEQITDIVTALHSVGIDRIRGYIDVDNLEFTQVYPEVSAEELQQELDSDDVFLIDVRNQSEWETGHIKGAHHLMLGTLEANFSEIPHDAKIVMQCQSGARSAIAMSLMKRAGYENVYNLTGGYNAWKKADKPVVQS
- a CDS encoding PAS domain-containing sensor histidine kinase produces the protein MEIEQFGQQILNVIQDGIIVMDQTRSIVALNPSAEKLTGWKLGGLVPYCSFCQKRFIGPGEERCYLVTHEQSPYFSSEMPTYSGEMVDVEMSTAKIIQDKDNGATYYLLVLRDFSERKKQQEHEGRQRMVQQLIAAREEEHKRLAMELHDGVGQSLFGLSIALDTLKNSTMDEKTTAYLSEVSQEMKRVMNDLRLYSKQLRPLELDQFGLATALENLLIGFRKQKPDVQFILHTKPTMSRLDAIVEINLYRIVQEAVMNSLKHAFPARIKVVLHEEKDQLVLSIQDNGIGFDVKKHQNGLGLQHINERASTIGAVVHLKSTISSGTHVTINLAYGSVEDEADADSTINRR
- a CDS encoding response regulator transcription factor → MRRTPIQLLIVDDHMLIRNGLRLLIEKDPDLCVVAEAGDGGTAIRLAIQHQPDVILLDVTMPGGLDGFMTSQALQQEVPNSKIILLTMHDEEIYVQKAIEQNIPGYLSKNSDISELCGAIKRVYHGKRHYQTSLPEHEIERLLSVKTNKKNTLSRREIEIVRLTVLGYTNIEMANKLGISPKTVENHKARVMSKLQIKHKHELVDFALKNYFIEL
- a CDS encoding metal-sensitive transcriptional regulator; the encoded protein is MEKLYEDRIIHRMNRIEGQLHGIVRMMKEDASCKDVVTQLSATRSAIDRVIGLVVSENLIGCVKNDETEENHEQAVAEAVQLLLKSR
- a CDS encoding DsrE/DsrF/DrsH-like family protein encodes the protein MSDVKKTTIVLFSGDYDKVMAAYIIANGAAAYDHEVTIFHTFWGLNAMRKDEPIQPDKTFLEKMFGKFMPRGADKMPLSKMNFGGAGQKMIKNVMKKHNAMPLPDLIELAKEQDVKLVACTMTMDLLGLKQEELHDGIEYAGVAAYLADAEDGNVNLFI
- a CDS encoding rhodanese-like domain-containing protein, which translates into the protein MDILTVVFLAIVAFLAYRMFAPTKGVAKVSTTELKSKLNDRNRFYLDVRTPGEFKGNHIKGFKNIPLQTLPAQLDKIPKDKEVIVICQSGMRSKQAVKQLKKAGYPNVTEVSGGMNAWR
- a CDS encoding rhodanese-like domain-containing protein translates to MKRLTAKEVQEKIENGEQLNIIDVREVDEVKEGKIPGANHIPLGLVEFKMNELDKKKEYVMVCRSGGRSGRAATYLEGQGFQVINMDGGMMSYEGKTE
- a CDS encoding sulfurtransferase TusA family protein, producing MQTIKTDVVLDARGLACPMPIVRTKKSIKTLEPGQVIEVQATDKGSTADLRAWANSTGNQYLGTIEEGDVLRHYVRKSSGNDQEAPAFTQVVNNETLEAVRSNDDVLVLDVRETAEYAFAHIPNAINIPLGELDTRSEELDKTKTIYVVCRTGSRSDLASQQLDAKGFTVQNVVPGMSQWTFDTATTV